GCTTCTTTTAATGAAAAACTCTCTACCTTTCCAGAACTGACTTTGTAGCAATAACAGGAACATGAGTTCCGCCGCAATTTTCAATTAATATATCTCCTATATGAACGGGAGCGCATACCTTTGCCTGCAAAATCTCTTCCATACAGTCCATAATTTTATTTTTAGGAATATCCTCCTTTGTCTTTACAGAAACCCGGGTCATCTGCCCATTTTCCACTTTAATACTAGATGTGACAATTCTGGTAGGATTTGTAACTTCCTTTTTTGCATAAGTTTCTCCTCTGGGACATGTATTTCCTTTCACTTCAATTTCATCTTCATGGACAGACACTGTCATTATACATCCTAAGGGGCAGCCAATGCAAATCATTTCTCTGGTTTCCATACTAATCCACCTCCGTACAAACCACAATTTTCTTCAAATCACCG
The window above is part of the Lachnoclostridium edouardi genome. Proteins encoded here:
- a CDS encoding DUF1667 domain-containing protein, producing the protein METREMICIGCPLGCIMTVSVHEDEIEVKGNTCPRGETYAKKEVTNPTRIVTSSIKVENGQMTRVSVKTKEDIPKNKIMDCMEEILQAKVCAPVHIGDILIENCGGTHVPVIATKSVLER